The window CACGTTTGCGATCTGGGAGATGGGCTGCATAAATGACCGCATGTATTGGATAAAGGCCTGGACGTCTCCGATCTCGATCACCTTTTCCACGGTTAAATAGCCGCCCAAAAGACAGACAAAAACATATCCTAAGTTACTGATAAAGGACATGATGGGCATCATCATTCCTGATAAAAACTGGGATTTCCAGGCCGATCCGTATAATTTATAGTTGATGGTCCGGAACTTTTCAATGGCTTCCTTTTCTCCGTTAAATATCTGCACAACATTATGGCCGCTGTAGATTTCTTCAATATGGCCGTTTAAGTATCCCAGACTTTCCTGCTGCTTCTGAAAATATACCTGGGATTTCTTCACCACAAACATGATCAGAACCATGGAAACCATAAGAACCAGAACAGCCACCAGGGTCATCCGGATGCTGATGGATATCATCATGATGACAATTCCAACCAGAGTTGTCACAGAAGTGATGATCTGCGTCAGGCTCTGGTTCAGCGTCTGGCTGACCGTGTCCACGTCATTGGTGATCCTTGACAAAATCTCCCCGTGAGTCCTTGTATCATAATAATTAAGGGGGAGGCGGTTCATTTTCTCCGAAATATTCTTTCTCAGCTCATAGGTGACCTTCATGCTGATGCCTGACATAATATAGCTCTGTAAATAAGAAAATACGGCAGACACCAGATAGAGCACCACCAAAAGCAGCAGACGGTTTCGTATGTAACGGAAATCCGTTAATAATCCGGTTCCCATCATCCAGGCGATCAGGCCTTCAAACAGCTTTGTGGTGGCCTTTCCTAAAATCTTAGGCCCTGCAATGGAAAATACGGAGGAACAGCCGGCAAATAAGACTACCACAAATACCGAGCGTTTGTACGGCTCTAAGTAACGGGCCAGATGAAGCATGGTCCCTTTAAAATCTTTTGCATTCTCTGGCTTGCCCTGAAGCCCGCCTCTGCCGCCAATGGGGGAACTGGATGGTTTTTTCTCTGTCATTTCAATTCCTCCTCACTAAGCTGTGATAATGCAATTTCCCGGTAAACATCACAGGTTTTCATCAGTTCCCGGTGCGTTCCTTTTCCGGCAATCTTCCCGTGCTCCAAAACAATGATCTGGTCCGCATTCATAATGGTGCTGATGCGCTGGGCAACTAAAAAGATGGTGCTGTCGCCTGTTTTTTCATGAAGAGCAGCCCGGAGCTTTGCATCGGTTTTAAAGTCCAGGGCGGAAAAGCTGTCATCGAACACATTCACAGGTGCTCTTTTTACAAGTGCCCTTGCAATGGAAAGCCTCTGTTTTTGTCCTCCTGATACGTTTCCTCCTCCCTGGGCAATGGAGGTTTCAAAGCCCTCTGGCTTTGAATTGATAAATTCCATGGCCTGAGCCGTACTTGCCGCCTCTTCCACCTGTTCCCTGCCGGCCGTCCGGTCTCCGTACATTAAGTTGCTTTCAATGGTTCCGGAAAATAAAATCCCCTTTTGGGGAACAAATCCTATAATATCCCGCAGCTTATGAAGGGGCCAGGCCTTGATATTGAGCCCATCAATGAGGATCTCCCCTTGGGTCACATCATAAAACCTGGGAAGCAGATTCACCAGAGTACTTTTCCCGCTTCCCGTGGCGCCGATAAAAGCTGTGGTATGTCCCGGCAGTGCCGTAAACGTGATATTATGTAACACATCCTCATCTGCATCCGGATACCGGAAGGATACGCCCCGGTATTCCACAACGCCTTTGGGCTCCTTGGGAAGCTCAGCCTCAGCCTCCGGGTCCCCAATGGAGGGTTCTGTCTGAAGCACTTCCACCACACGCCTGATGGATACGATGGCCCTTGGGATCATGATGAACATCATGGTCATCATCAAAAATGCCATGATGATCTGCATGACATACTGCATATAAGCCATCATATCTCCCACCTCCATCCGGAAGGAGGATACTGCCTTTGACCCCACCCATATGATCAGGAGGTTGGTTAAGTTCATGATCAGCATCATGGCAGGCATCATGCCCGAGGTAACCCGGTTGACAAATAAATTTGTCTCAGTCAGCCTTGTATTCACCTTTTCAAACCGTTTTTCTTCAAACCGCTGGGTATTAAATGCCCTGATCACCAGCGTTCCTTCCAGGCTCTCTCTTACTACCAGGTTTAAACGGTCAATGAGCTTTTGAACAAACTGAAAACTAGGCAAAACAACCGCCAGCATGCTGAAAACCACCACCAGCAGCAATCCCACGGAAAGAGCGATGATCCATGACATGGATTTGTCTTTGTCCAGCGCGTGTATCACGCCTCCCACTCCCATGATGGGAGCATAAAATACGATGCGGATCACCATGACGATCAGCTGCTGGATCTGGGTGATGTCGTTGGTGGTCCTTGTGATCAGGGATGAGGTGGAGTATTTTTCCATCTCTGCATTGGAAAAGCTCTCTACCTTTGCAAAAATGTCCTGACGCAGATTCCGGCTGACGCCGGCGGCTATTCTGGCGGCGATAAGGCCCACCAGAATCGTACAACAGGCACTGATAAAAGCGATTCCCAACATTTGAAATCCAATTTTAATGATATAGGAGGTGTTTCCCGTTGTAATTCCCTTGTTTACGATATCAGACATGAAGTCAGGAAGTGACAAATCACATGTTGCCTGACCAAACAGCAGAGCCACTGACATGGCTATAAACAAAAGGTAGGGCTTAAAATACTGAAAAAATATCTTCAAACCGATTCCCTCCTTTCCTTTCATCTCTTATGTGCTTTTTAAAACCCGTTGTTAACTGTCCCAATCTATTGGCGTTTTTCCTCACTTGTTTCCTTTTCCTTCACCATTAAATTCACTTCTTTTTCCATCAGTTGCGAAAACTTTTTCCACAATTCAATTAATTTGCATGCGTCTTCTTCTCCCATGGCAATGATTACCCGTTCCAAAAGCCCGCTCATCGTTTCAGAGCATTTCTTCCACATGTTCTCCCCTTCTTCTGTCAAGAAAACGCAGATGTTCCTGCGGCTTTTGGGATCTATTTCCCTGTATACCAGGCCCCTTTCTTCCAGTGTATTCAGCATCCGGGATGCTGCCGATAATGCGATATTCAGCCTTTTTGCCAGGGCAGATACATGAATACCCCTGCTTTCCGGGTTTTCATTCATGGCAGTCCGTATTTGATGCAGGGCAAAAAATTCACTCTGGGTGATTCCTTCCGTCATACAATTTCTATGGATCCTTTGCTTACTTCCCATCATCATGGCTAATTCCGATTTAAACTTTTTTATGTATTCTTCCTGTCCATCCTTCACAATAAAACCCCCCTGTTTTTCCTTACTTAACATTGTTAATAATTTTCAATGTTTATCATTCTACATCCGTTTAAATGGTGTGTCAATTATTTTTTCGTTAAGATTTAACTCATTGCTGGAGAATCATCCAGTATTACCCTGCGGCCGAAAACTATGGGAGCAGCACAAAAATACCGGTGAAAATGCTCTCTTTTTCAAGAGCATTCCACCGGCATTCCATGAAATTATCCTTAATCTAAATCTTCCCCATTGGAAGCAATTACCTTTTTGTACCAGTAAAATGAATCCTTTCTGCTTCTGGCCTTTGATCCCCTTCCTTCGTCATCCTGGTCAACGTAAATAAATCCATACCGCTTGCTCATTTCCGCTGTTGAGGAGCTTACAAGATCAATGGGCCCCCATGCACAGTAGGCAAAAATATCGGCCCCATCCCTGATGCATTCCTTCATCTGCGATATGTGCTTCCGGTAGTAATCAATCCGGTAATCATCATGTATTTCTCCGTTTTCCTCCAACGTATCAATGGCCCCGAAGCCATTCTCAGCTATCATCATGGGTACCTGGTATCTGTCCCAATACTGGGACA of the Lacrimispora indolis DSM 755 genome contains:
- a CDS encoding MarR family winged helix-turn-helix transcriptional regulator, which encodes MKDGQEEYIKKFKSELAMMMGSKQRIHRNCMTEGITQSEFFALHQIRTAMNENPESRGIHVSALAKRLNIALSAASRMLNTLEERGLVYREIDPKSRRNICVFLTEEGENMWKKCSETMSGLLERVIIAMGEEDACKLIELWKKFSQLMEKEVNLMVKEKETSEEKRQ
- a CDS encoding ABC transporter ATP-binding protein, which codes for MKIFFQYFKPYLLFIAMSVALLFGQATCDLSLPDFMSDIVNKGITTGNTSYIIKIGFQMLGIAFISACCTILVGLIAARIAAGVSRNLRQDIFAKVESFSNAEMEKYSTSSLITRTTNDITQIQQLIVMVIRIVFYAPIMGVGGVIHALDKDKSMSWIIALSVGLLLVVVFSMLAVVLPSFQFVQKLIDRLNLVVRESLEGTLVIRAFNTQRFEEKRFEKVNTRLTETNLFVNRVTSGMMPAMMLIMNLTNLLIIWVGSKAVSSFRMEVGDMMAYMQYVMQIIMAFLMMTMMFIMIPRAIVSIRRVVEVLQTEPSIGDPEAEAELPKEPKGVVEYRGVSFRYPDADEDVLHNITFTALPGHTTAFIGATGSGKSTLVNLLPRFYDVTQGEILIDGLNIKAWPLHKLRDIIGFVPQKGILFSGTIESNLMYGDRTAGREQVEEAASTAQAMEFINSKPEGFETSIAQGGGNVSGGQKQRLSIARALVKRAPVNVFDDSFSALDFKTDAKLRAALHEKTGDSTIFLVAQRISTIMNADQIIVLEHGKIAGKGTHRELMKTCDVYREIALSQLSEEELK
- a CDS encoding ABC transporter ATP-binding protein is translated as MTEKKPSSSPIGGRGGLQGKPENAKDFKGTMLHLARYLEPYKRSVFVVVLFAGCSSVFSIAGPKILGKATTKLFEGLIAWMMGTGLLTDFRYIRNRLLLLVVLYLVSAVFSYLQSYIMSGISMKVTYELRKNISEKMNRLPLNYYDTRTHGEILSRITNDVDTVSQTLNQSLTQIITSVTTLVGIVIMMISISIRMTLVAVLVLMVSMVLIMFVVKKSQVYFQKQQESLGYLNGHIEEIYSGHNVVQIFNGEKEAIEKFRTINYKLYGSAWKSQFLSGMMMPIMSFISNLGYVFVCLLGGYLTVEKVIEIGDVQAFIQYMRSFMQPISQIANVSNTLQSTAAAAERVFEFLDEQDEVPESEAPIKLQSIHGNVEFKNVCFGYTPDTLFIHDFSSAIKAGQMVAIVGPTGAGKTTVVKLLMRFYELNSGHILIDGHDTLDFTRGDLRSMFGMVLQETWLYNATIMDNIRYGNFDKTDEEVIEAAKAAHCDEFIRALPGGYYMMINEESSNLSQGQKQLLTIARTILADPRVLILDEATSSIDTRTEVLIQKAMGKLMQGRTSFVIAHRLSTIRDADLILVMKDGDIIEQGNHVSLLEKKGFYADLYHSQFAD